A genomic window from Ideonella sp. WA131b includes:
- the dut gene encoding dUTP diphosphatase, which translates to MTTIDLRILDPRIEATLPAYATPGSAGLDLRACLDAPLVLQPGQAELVSTGLAVHIADPGLAALLLPRSGLGHKQGLVLGNLVGLIDSDYQGPLMVSAWNRGSAPVTINPLDRIAQMVIVPVVQARFRVVEQFGTSARGAAGFGSTGRA; encoded by the coding sequence ATGACCACGATCGACCTGCGCATCCTCGACCCGCGCATAGAGGCCACGCTGCCGGCCTACGCCACGCCCGGCAGCGCCGGCCTGGACCTGCGCGCCTGCCTCGACGCACCGCTGGTGCTGCAGCCGGGCCAGGCCGAGCTCGTGTCCACGGGACTGGCGGTGCACATTGCCGACCCAGGCCTTGCGGCGCTGCTGCTGCCGCGCTCGGGCCTGGGCCACAAGCAAGGCCTCGTGCTGGGCAATCTCGTGGGCCTGATTGACAGCGATTACCAGGGACCGCTGATGGTGAGCGCCTGGAACCGCGGCTCCGCGCCGGTGACGATCAACCCGCTGGACCGCATCGCGCAGATGGTGATCGTGCCCGTGGTGCAGGCGCGCTTCCGCGTCGTCGAGCAGTTCGGCACCAGCGCGCGCGGCGCCGCCGGCTTCGGGTCCACTGGGCGCGCCTGA